Proteins from a single region of Amblyomma americanum isolate KBUSLIRL-KWMA chromosome 10, ASM5285725v1, whole genome shotgun sequence:
- the LOC144106545 gene encoding uncharacterized protein LOC144106545 isoform X2, with translation MNRMAAVVPAILRARNSSQARDPTHRPPFAALTSVLCCQWPASIGPCVLPAFGCVIPPDPFMLKTKSHMEVVQATKLRVIFARDLEQAGKLVDGQWYSLTKTKTIFLGSWAMYLGTCGQDNAGQHASASSKKKHETVNKY, from the exons atgaatcgcatggccg ctgtggtgccggcgattctccgagctcggaactcttcccaggcacgggatcctacccacagacctcccttcgccgcactcacgagtgttctttg ttgccagtggccagcatctattgggccatgcgtgcttcctgccttcggctgtgtcatccctcctgatccgttcatg ctaaagaccaagagtcacatggaagttgtgcaagccaccaagttgcgtgtgatttttgccagggacctggagcaggctgggaaattagtggatggtcagtggtattcactca ccaagacaaaaaccatttttcttggctcatgggcgatgtatctaggaacctgcggccaggacaacgctggacagcatgcatcagcaagctcgaaaaaaaagcacgaaacagtaaataaatattga
- the LOC144106545 gene encoding uncharacterized protein LOC144106545 isoform X1 yields the protein MNRMAAVVPAILRARNSSQARDPTHRPPFAALTSVLCCQWPASIGPCVLPAFGCVIPPDPFMLKTKSHMEVVQATKLRVIFARDLEQAGKLVDGQWYSLSKASFFSKTKTIFLGSWAMYLGTCGQDNAGQHASASSKKKHETVNKY from the exons atgaatcgcatggccg ctgtggtgccggcgattctccgagctcggaactcttcccaggcacgggatcctacccacagacctcccttcgccgcactcacgagtgttctttg ttgccagtggccagcatctattgggccatgcgtgcttcctgccttcggctgtgtcatccctcctgatccgttcatg ctaaagaccaagagtcacatggaagttgtgcaagccaccaagttgcgtgtgatttttgccagggacctggagcaggctgggaaattagtggatggtcagtggtattcactcagtaaggcaagctttttct ccaagacaaaaaccatttttcttggctcatgggcgatgtatctaggaacctgcggccaggacaacgctggacagcatgcatcagcaagctcgaaaaaaaagcacgaaacagtaaataaatattga
- the LOC144106545 gene encoding uncharacterized protein LOC144106545 isoform X3 has product MNRMAAVVPAILRARNSSQARDPTHRPPFAALTSVLCCQWPASIGPCVLPAFGCVIPPDPFMLKTKSHMEVVQATKLRVIFARDLEQAGKLVDAKTKTIFLGSWAMYLGTCGQDNAGQHASASSKKKHETVNKY; this is encoded by the exons atgaatcgcatggccg ctgtggtgccggcgattctccgagctcggaactcttcccaggcacgggatcctacccacagacctcccttcgccgcactcacgagtgttctttg ttgccagtggccagcatctattgggccatgcgtgcttcctgccttcggctgtgtcatccctcctgatccgttcatg ctaaagaccaagagtcacatggaagttgtgcaagccaccaagttgcgtgtgatttttgccagggacctggagcaggctgggaaattagtggatg ccaagacaaaaaccatttttcttggctcatgggcgatgtatctaggaacctgcggccaggacaacgctggacagcatgcatcagcaagctcgaaaaaaaagcacgaaacagtaaataaatattga